In Ptychodera flava strain L36383 chromosome 6, AS_Pfla_20210202, whole genome shotgun sequence, the sequence ttaaattcGATTATAATTTTCTTTCTTAAATGATCCTCTAGGAAAAACCAAACAATGCAGAGATTGCATTCGAACATTCAACGTCTTTATATATTGCTTGCATAGATCAAACTATTAATCTCTCCTCCAGACTGCAATAATAGGGCAAACTGATTCCGTGTCAACTTGTTCGCAAGCATTGCATGAATCGAAATGTTTGAACAGTTCCTTGACTGGAAATCATTCAAAACAGTGAGTAAAGACAATCATGGTCACAATGACAATTCACCTGAGCACACTTCAAAGTGTAAGTGATGGATCGATGGATACAATTCTATAGTCACAGCACTGTCAGTACATACTAGGGAACTTTAGAGCCAGAGTTTAGGCTCCTAGCTTGCATTATTGTCACGGATTAAAAACAAACGCAAAGTGGATACGTGATGCTTAAATTCTCACATGCACAGACTGGTCATTGGTTAGCTGCAGGTATAGGTGTTGTGAGATTAACTCTTTTGTCCGATTCGAGAACGGTTTCTCGATTACTTAGGTTACAATGGTCTTAAGTGAGTGTTTGGGGCCTGACAAAAACAACTGTGTGATGTTGCAGCTTTGTAACTGGATCTGTGGCTAATTTATGAATTTTGGTGATATGATTTTAAACGATGTGATATGCAACGGTGCATTCCAACATGTACTTCATAGGACTGATACTTCAAATGTTATTCACGGCGATTTTATGGAGACAGTGCTTAGCAGTTTCCAAAGGTACGTAGAGGATTATTAGAGTCCCTTTGGCTATAGGGAAGCCGACTTTGAATCGTGAAGTACCTTGCCTCTTGAACATATTATACTATTATAAGTGACGTTCtgtaatatttatttaattttacccTTTGATTTCAAGAAAAAGGTGGTTTACAAACTCGCAGCTCTTTCACAAGTATTCATTTTGTTGTTGCTATTAACTTCTACCTTCAGTTTAGGACCTTGATGTTGTTATGAAAGAGTCGAACATCTCTGGAATTTCGGCATGTATGGTTCATTTAATACAGATGTTTTTAACTTCAAGAGTATTGATTGTCAACTCCCTTTTTCCGTCTTATTCAACTTTCATACAGTAGACATTCTGGTTTATGCTACATCCACTACCCCAGGGCTTGTGTAGGTTGGTTGTCTAATTTTCGTCACCTACAGCTAGCTTGAGTCATGTTGGCTGGACCATGTTCCCATCTCACTAGGCTCGTGGAGGACGTAGTGACTGACAACCGTCGTTTCATATTTCGTTCTGACTCCTGCCTTGTGCTGGCAAGGACATCATCAACCGCTACCATCACGGCTcgtataaatattatttatactCTACCCATGTATTTCCTTCCGTCACTTCACGGAGAAGGCGACTTTAGTCTCTTCTGCGGCATTGCAATCCCTTCAGTTTGGGCATTTGTCTTTTTGTTCTGTCCCTGTTTTTCTTGTGTTCTTTCCCGAGGGACGGGCATAATTCTCTTCCTatctttgtattttgtattgacCATGTTTTGCTTTGCAATctatttataaattcttgaaaattcaACTGCTTAGAGAAATTTTATTACTTTATAAATCAGACGAGTAAACGTTTCTGGTCAACCATAACTTATGTCTGACGGAGATTTTAAATATTACCATAGTGAGCATCAAAATCATTCAATTCTATGCTATGATAACAATCGTAGAATGCACTCATGAATTATAGTATGGCATTGATTTTTGTAGGGATAATTTTATAGGTTAAGTGAGTCAAATATCATTCagacatttttcatcaaaattgccCAGTTAACGTTTATATATGCTTAAAAATctaaattgcaatattttatcTACGACGGTCTCTGTTATCTGAAAGTATAACAAATTGCCTAGCAAGAGATAAGATAGAGCATGGAAGTGTGCTCTCAACGGCAAAGCTTACGTCTAGTACTCGTTctttcatttcaatatattcCATCCACAATTTTCTTTCTATTGATCTAAGAACGGTAGAGGTCACGAAATTCCCGAAATAGATATTTTAGATTATAAATGGTTACTTTGAAGTGACGCTTTGTGAAAGAAAGCTGATAAATTACAGGTAATGCAGGGCAACAGCAACAAATCCATACAGCGCCGAAAAATCCTCTTGACAAGACCGAGTATATATTGAATCCTTATATGGACTTGTACCAGGTACCGTTCGTCACAGTATCATCATCCTATACACAGTGACATAAATAAATGATCCTACAGGTGTCATATCTAGTCCCTGATTAATTTAACGATGAACCCGGTGAATAAATGGGAAACCCCCTCGTTGGTCTTTAATTTAAATTAGGTTAGATATTAACAAGTTTAAGCTGGTTTCATGTTACCGCTAGCTCTGCCATATGAAAATAAGCCATTTATTTCCAATGCCTACTGCTTGGATGACAATTACTTCTAGACCGGTGCCTTCACGTTCTATCAGACAGCTAACACAGTAACAGTACAATGGCTCTTTATCAAAAAGCAGAGACGTTTTACGCTTCtatctttgaaaaatatgggCGTTTGCTTTCGAAGCATACATGGGTGTTCATATTGTCATCATTGCTGCTCACGGGAATCCTAGGCATCGGACTAGTATTTCAAGAATATGAAAGAGATATGGAATACCTCTATACTCCTGAAAACAGCCAAGCTGATCAGGACAGAGATCGTGTCAAAGAACTTTTTGAAGACAGAAGTGGAACAGATTTCTATGCTCATCAAATGGCGACTCTCGGCGTTTACGCTGAAATTTACGTTCTACCACCAAATCAGCATGAGAATGTTTTAACCGCCCCGATTCTGGAAGAACTTCTCATTCTTGACAAGATCATCACTGGAGTCACAGAGACTGTCGATGGTGAACTGTACACGTACGACGACCTATGCGCCCGCAGAACTGGTGACTGTGTTGTCTCTGGCATTTTGAATCTCATCAATGGCACGGACGTGGACACATTTCTGTCAGAACCGATACCCTATCCCATTGCAATAGGCGTTAATGGGGAGCCTATATCTTTACCAAGTCTTCTCGGCGGTGAAACTCTCAGTGAAGATGGAAACTACGTCATCGGCGCTGATGTGCTCAGAATACGTTACCACTTGATGGAAGGCGATGATATCAGACGCATCGGGCTTATGTGGGAAAGAGCTTTCCTTGATAAGATGAGCACAGTAGAGAcaaatttttcacagttttactATTCTGTGTCTGAGAGTCTCAACTACGAACTCGATGAAGGCACAGATGCTGACATCATcttttttgtcattacttttgTTCTAATGATTACCTATGCAAATATTGTATGTTCGACACTTAACTGCATCACTACCAGAGTATTACTATCCAGCATCGGTGTCCTTGCTGCAGCCTTCGCATTTTGGCTTCATTCGGATTTTGTGGTTACATACGTGTGCCGAACATCAACATTGTTGGCGTTATGCCGTTTTTGATCATTGGTAAGACACCcacattttcttaatttttggcTAGAATGTAAGTTTTCCCTATAATGAGAGACGATACCAGCAAAATAAGTGTAAATTTCCATAACGTCTCAAATAAAGATGTCCGGCTGATATATGAATAGCACTTTACAAACTTCTACGGAAAGTCATTTAAGGATTCAAAGCAAGAATTATAAGTAGATGTAGAATTTCATCTTTCAGAAACGTTGATCAGGGCATCAATGTCTATGTTTATGCAGGGTCTGTATTGTTATAAATTGTACTTTTTATCGTTACAGCAATCGGTGTCGACGATATGTTTCTGATAATGGCCGGATGGCTTGAAAGCAAGCAAGCAGCTACAACGGAGCGTGTATCGAAAGCCTTTGGTGTCATCGGTGTCTCCATTACAATTACGTCACTGACTGATGCCCTGGCATTTAGCATTGGAGCTGCTAATGTATTTCCAAGCGTGCGAATTTTTGCATTTATACGGGTGAGTGAAACTTAAGGGATTGGCAACTGAATTAAACCAAGTTTATTCATACTACACTGACAAGGACGAGGAGCTTGTTGAATATGCGAGTGTCCGTTGTTGTCCGACTTCATTGCGATATCGTCGTCATTCTTCATCCTGCAactttttacacatttttcaaCTTCTCACAAAACGCTTCAAACGAGTATATATATTTAAGTGTCATGTTTGTCCCGTGTTAAATAAACCGTAAACTTGATATTTAGTCGTAGGTTCATAATGTACACACCAATATTCAGTGCCAAATTTTCACTAAAACGTCTTCTTTTTTGCACATTTTCGTCGGATAGTTTTAATTGAACGTCTCAGGATCACTGTCTTCTCATGACTTCAAATCATGAAGAACTGAATGTATTTTAATGTCAGgacatatttttattctttgtagAAACATCGTCTCTGACTATACTAGCCTCcgaaatttaaaaacagaaTTAGTTTTTGGTACAGACGCACTACGATATGTTACTATTGTAATATTAGTAATTGAACGGCCCATTTTACTTCTGATTACAGCTTGTGCCGTAGTTTGGTGTTACCTGATGCAGATGATGTTCTTCGGCGGTAACCTCGAATTGCACAACCGGCGCGTAGCAGACAACCGTCACTGCATAACCTGCCAAATCGTACCGTCAGATGATGAACTCACCACAGAGGAGAGGTCATCTCTTTACATATGCTGTTGTAGGGGTAAAAAGAGCGACGGTGATGAAGAGACGGTTTTTGAACGAATTCCAAAGAAATATCTCCCAAAGATGGTCTTATACACACCAGTAAAGATTTGTATTTTGATCATATTTGCGGCGTACTTGGGTGTAGCTATATGGGGTTGTACTCTACTACAGGAAGGCTTACTTCTCAATAATCTAGTTCCACCGAGTTCGTACCTTTACACATACTTACATATTCAGGCGGAGTATTTCACTGAAGGAGCCGTAGTTTACAATGTGATAGATGGGCCTGTAGAGTATTGGACGACAGACGTCCAACAacagataaacaaattactcgttgatttcaatgaagatgaaTTCTTCAAAGACGATTTCAGGTTATCATGGCTAGATGCGTTTTCAAGTTCAATGAACGGGACCCTTCCGTCCGACAAAGCCAGCTTCTTAGATGCCCTGCAAACGAGTTTCTCTCAAACAACGCAATGTTTAAGGGAGACTTGAGCATAGTCGATGATGATATAATCGCATCTAGAGTTTACGTGCAAGCTGAAGGGTTAGGCAGTACACAACTGGAAGGACAGATGATGCTGAGAGCCAGGGAAATTGCCTCTGGGTCACAATTGCCAGTGTTTGCCTACACAGGCGCCTTTATATATTACGAACAGTATGTTCAGGTTAAACCTAGCACGCTGTTGACATTAGCTATGGCGGTCATTTCGTGTTTCGTCGTTTGTCTGGTATTCATTCCAAATATCTTACTCGTGATTTATTTGACCACGTCTGTCGTCAGTATTCTAGTGGGCGTTTTAGGTTACATGCACTTCTGGGAGCTTTCCCTCAGTTCAATCACAATGATCAATTTGATAATGTGTGTAGGCTTCTCGGTGGATTTTTCTTCCCACATATGCCACGCTTTCATGAAAGCAGAGGGCATTAACAGAAACGAAGTGTCGCCGTCGCTTTGTCTCGTGCAGGTGTGCCGGTCTTAAACGCCGGTATTTCTTCCTTTGTCGGAATAATCAGTCTCATTTTTTCGGAATCATATGTTTTCATATCATTCTTTCGATAATGTTTTTTAGTCATCTTGTTTTCTCTTGGCCACGCATTGTTGCTTTTGCCTGTTATCTTATCTTATATTGGCCCTTCAAAGGAGACGCCTAGAGAAACTTGTGACATACCATTATCCAATGGAAAAGTTTCTCCAAAAAATTCTCAAAGTGATGTTCCAGAAGCTTGCAAATAAATGCCAAAAGCCTTTCTTAACACATTAATAAGTCAGTATGAGTTTAAAGCAACACTCATTACACCAGAAAGAAACACATGGATGACATGCTAAAGTTGTAAATTAACCGTGACCATTTGTCGACTTCAAAGTTTCAGTTCCTACACAATGATAAATGATCAATGGCAGAGCTTGTAGGTATATGCCTGATCAAAAGATGACTCattcgatttttattcttactaTTGAGATTCTTTCTGccttcaaatttcaaaagattTGAGAGCATGGATGTTTTGATCGTGACCAATACAACTGGTTATGAGCATACGTTCTCAGTTCAAACATTTTGGAAATAAAGGAGaatcaatgatatttatggtccctcatctacaaaTTGTTTTCGTCCATCGTACTTGCTGAGTTAATTCGACCTTTTCattgaaatgaagaaaaaaccGAAGATTTTGTCCTTAAACTTTTGAATTACAATCATTTGTAGAAATAATTATCCTGAAAAATATCACCATTCATTCTATAGTAATGAGTTTTTATCCCCTGCAAATGCTGTAAATGCTGGACAAGGCCCCACATCACTGTTGGTGATGCAATGCCCGGCCAGCTTCAACACCCGGTGACCGGTGGAACACAGGATCCCGGCGAAAGTGTTAAGCGTGGATTTCTGTAAAACAGAataagacaagaaaaaaatgaaaatacaaggGTTTGCTATTCCTTGAAATTTTCAGCAGTATAATGTGAGATCATACTCTTGAAGGACAGATAGCTGTTTTTAGATGACGTTTCTCTAATTTTACTATAAAGAATTGTTATTATTCTACCTAAAATACGTTTAAAGAGAAATTAACAACATTGCCAAGAAAACACATCGTACAAAATATGCCATGTTATTATTGACATaggaattcaaattttaatcgTCGCCTGTAACACTGCAGGACATTACAAGGAGACCGGACAACGTTGAATAGACGCATTAGAGTCGGGTTAGAAACCGTATTTTGTagacaaaacaaaagtttggaaaatTCATGCTTTTAACGCTTTACGTCAGATTCGGtcaatatacatatattcatacCCTGATCCCTCTGTTCTCTTTGTTCGAATTTATCAAGATACGGTACAAACGTAGCTTAATGCTTGCAACCATGACAGAAACAAATATTACTTGAAATCCCGGGATGCTTTCTTGATTCCAATTGCCTAGAGTTTGTGTTTTGGTAGCGATGGTGTtcacatattttatttgaaacttACGATATTGATTGGCAAtgcttatttttattgattcgAGCGACAATATCGTCATCGCTtcgaaaactgaaattttactctctCTCCACGGTGTGAGCATGTTGGCAAGAGAACAATACATTGGACGAAAGAGCAAATGTCGATTTTTCGACGCCAGACAACTTTTGCTTTAAACCGGTTTAGACGCTGGCGTTTTAATGCTCTGAGTTGTGGATCAATAACTAAGGGCTTTATGGTTACCTCCGATGTCACGTAGATTTTTATCCAATCATAGCCCATACAATCTTGCTTTTTTATGGTTATATGTATTTTAGGCACAAGTTTTCGACGACCAGTAATCGCATGACTGTGTACCTTACTCTTCTTTCCTCGTATAGGTCACTTCACTGAATCTTAGGTTCTGGTATATACGAGTTTCTGTCAGTCAGCCCTgtgtggagggacggtggtagTAGTATGTCTGAACTGAGAATGCCACTGACATCAATGAATACCTTTTGCTCTCTTTTCTCTTGGGCACTGCAATTTTTCAAGATGAAGTATTACTATAGCACTGGACGGATTTATAAGAAATGtgatagaaaaaaattgacagatcCTAACCTTCTTCTGAGATATATCGCATGGTATTACGTGCTGCTCCTTTGATCTTATGGAGTTTTTACTGTTTTGTGATAAATTTCAGCCTTACAGAAAGTAAACATTGTCATTCTATTtcagcatagatatgtaaaacttTTCTCGATACAAACCTCACTAAAAGTATTATGAAAAAATGGTTCCATTTCTGACTTAGGAAAAGAGATATAACATTGTACATGCAAGACAGTGAAATTTGCTTACACTGCAATAAAAATGGGTTGTCAACTTTAATGAAGTGTATAAGAATCAAATTACGACAGTAACTCCGTGCGCTTACAGCTTAAAGATACCAATGcataattattatatttatcaaaaaaaaacGCGTTTGCTATTATCATTTGTTATTATATTCAGATTTGTATTTACATGTGTTAAGATAATGCTACATgtaacacgatcggaactaatttggataattggatggtaaagtaatgtcgGTTCAATCTGAAAAAGTTAGCTCATCTGCTGTTTCTTTTCAGGTTATACACCTTTAtgtgagtaatttgtaacattggaatattcagctatagggcacctaacactttgagaaatttgaacaatataaagaccaaattctcaaaaattagttccagtcgtgttatGTATCTACACCGTCTGTGTTTGATATACCTGAGAAAGCCTTGGCGAAgataaattcttaaagaaaaccatattacatgtatataccaGTTTAATCTTCATTGtattcagaggttgccataaattCACGACAAACTATCCACATGATATTCTTTAAGACAGGTTTTGAATTTTGGAGACtgtgttgacatttttttttctgctgtGTCTTGAACATAACGAAAGAGACGTTTTCCTGATACGATTTTAAAATaagtgttttgtatatttgacaAATGACATGAAAACTGTTGCggaatgaaatattaaatatatatgaaAAATAGACAGTTGTGCTTAATTGTTGTGCTTAGTATGCCCATGAAGAAATGACTGAAATAAATTGCAGACGTCTTTGCCAAGCATAAACTTAGACAGAATGACAGATGGATAACATTTAATGTCCAGTGCACGATCGCTTAAACGAACTGTAGTCCATCTGTTGAAATGTGTTATAACCCGTATCGCTTAGTGCTCATTCAGAAGCGTCTTTATGCATTTTAACAACATCCATTTGTGACAAAACAGGCAAGTACATTGAAACGGTaattcaaatttctcatcatttaaaatattcttGTCGCATTACAAAGTAGAAAGAACACAATGCCGGAACaagttgaaaatgaaatcatgaaaataatgaaattagtAGCAGCCTATAGGCCTTAATTGACGTAGTATATTTGTTCAGATAGTATACGCGCTTTGAAACGTTATAGTTTTACACTTTTTCTCGAACTTTCCTCGATTAAACTTCAAGCGATTCCCAGttcataataaaaaatattcatgggggaatatgcaaaaataggaATCAGAGAAACAcgattcagtaaatttaccaataattgaaattccaaattttcGATATTACTTAACCGGATACAGGAAAAACTTaagtttcgattttcaaaaacgaTGAAAATACTTAATTGCTTTATAGGCCTCAAAATGAATGCACACGAtcataaaagaaaagaaaagtacTGTAAAATTCGAGCTCCAGTGTTCAAAAGCTGTCCCACAAGCGGCACGTTTTACTTCAAATATGACTTTCTAATTTGCGTGTTTAACTCATTAGCACCTGAAAAACAGCGCTGAGTGTAATCTCGACCATAAAACGCCAAGTTAGATGATTGAGCGGTTCATTTAAACTCTTTTTAGTCGATCCGCAAATTTATACAGTCGATCTTCACGGTTCACGTGCGTGGATTTTTGATGGGCGTAAACGTTGTCACTGCACACGAAGTATTAAGCATTTAGCCAGCATCGTTATAAGCAAGTTTATTCAAAAATCGCTTCAGCGGAAAAGTCATTCTTAGACAATAACAAGTTCAGCACGCAGACAATATTTAACGTTACATCGTGACGACTCACCTTTcgtgaaaaatacaaaaatgaatgTATAAAAATTTCCAAATCAGCCAGAACAATCACTGATAAGTTACAAGCCAAATGAAGAAATAATCAAACGACTAGAGAAGTTTAGAGAAAACGCAATGTGCACAGAATATTACTCGACTTCGAAGTAAACGGAATAGAAATCGACTTCAGGCTTGCATTACTTATAAGAATTGGAAAACAAATGAGGCTACactattttcagtatttttcctCGGGACAACTTTCCCTTAAACTAACAATGTCCGAAAACTCAAACAGGAATGTAAACTATTAGCGTAATTAGAAAAGGCAGTAACAGACAGTCTGAACAGGTACCACATCAAAATTCTTACTCTACTGTAGAGCTGTGCTTCAAACTCACTCACTTCTGTATTCTGTCGAATAAGACATTCTATGACATTATAAGGCATGCGAAATGTAAACTAAGTAAAGTAACATG encodes:
- the LOC139136032 gene encoding patched domain-containing protein 3-like, whose amino-acid sequence is MEYLYTPENSQADQDRDRVKELFEDRSGTDFYAHQMATLGVYAEIYVLPPNQHENVLTAPILEELLILDKIITGVTETVDGELYTYDDLCARRTGDCVVSGILNLINGTDVDTFLSEPIPYPIAIGVNGEPISLPSLLGGETLSEDGNYVIGADVLRIRYHLMEGDDIRRIGLMWERAFLDKMSTVETNFSQFYYSVSESLNYELDEAIGVDDMFLIMAGWLESKQAATTERVSKAFGVIGVSITITSLTDALAFSIGAANVFPSVRIFAFIRMMFFGGNLELHNRRVADNRHCITCQIVPSDDELTTEERSSLYICCCRGKKSDGDEETVFERIPKKYLPKMVLYTPVKICILIIFAAYLGVAIWGCTLLQEGLLLNNLVPPSSYLYTYLHIQAEYFTEGAVVYNVIDGPVEYWTTDVQQQINKLLVDFNEDEFFKDDFRLSWLDAFSSSMNGTLPSDKASFLDALQTSFSQTTQCLRET